The Methanoculleus thermophilus sequence TACTGGGCTGATCCGCTACTTACCCCTGCCATATACGATCCTCCTTATGCAAACAGGATATCTGACGCATCCTTCAGGCTGGATTCCCAGATTTCGTCAAGGAATGTGCCGTAACTGTAGTCAAGTTGCAGCTCGCCGTCGCTACTCTCGACGATGATACCGCCGGGAATATCGACCGGGTCGCCCACGGTGTAGCCAGAGAGGGTCTTCAGCCGGGAGATGGTATCTTCAACAAGAGGGATGTCCCGCTCGTTTGCATGCACGACACCCTTCTTGATCACCTTTGCCGCTCTCTTCAACAGGTCTGTGAGCGCCTTCTCTTGGAACTCAGCAGGCAGGTCACCGATAGCAGCGAGTGAGGCCGAATAGACCTGATCCAGGAGCGTCTTCTGGGCGTTCAGGACCTGCCGTTTGACGACAAGGTTCGCTGCGGAGACTTCCTGGTTGATGATGTGAGTGGCTGCCCGGTCCGCCTCCTCTTTGGCCGAGAGTTTAATCTCGGCGGCCCGAGCCTGTGCCTCCTTCAGGATCTCCTCGACTTCAGCGCGGGTCTCTGCCCGAATCGCCTCGACCTCCTTTCGCCCTTTCTCCCGGATCTCGTTGACAACTGCTTCGAGTCCCATGGTTCACTCCATTAGAACAGAAGCAGCAGTGCAACCACAAGACCGAAGATGACGATGGTTTCGGGGATAACCGTAAACAGCAGTGCAAGACCGAACATATCCCTGTTCTCTGCGGTTGCACCGACCGCGGCCGCACCGATACCCATCTCACCGAGACCGGTACCGACGCCTGCAAGGCCTACTGCGAGACCTGCACCGACTGCCTTGAGACCAACCTGCGATGCCTGTACCATTTCAAGAGTTGTGCCAACATCTACCATTTCATTATTCCTCCGTAAACTTTGATTCCATACCGAATGGATTGTACCTCTTTCCTCCACCCTTGTAGAACTTGGTGAAGAATTCGACATAGTGAAGACGAATCGAGTTCAGTCCGCCACCAAGGATACCAAGCGCCGTGTTCAGCACATGTCCGAGGAGGAAGACGAGGATACCGACGATGATGATAACGACGCCCACCGCGCTGAGATTCTCAAGCTGCGGGCTGATCATCAGGTCGATAGCGATGTAGTTGACCACCATCGCGATGGCAACCGACGAGAGCCCCACCGCAGCCAGACGTGCATAGGAGAGCACGTGGCTGATGATTGTCGGGATCTCGATAACTTCAAGTACGTTCTCCTGAGCGATGCCGATAATGCCTCCAACCAGGAGCACGGCCCCGATAATGAACGCGGGGTTGAAGCCCATGACGACTGCAGGGAGCCAGGACAGATCGGGCATCAGCGGAATGGCGTACATCGACCAGATCATCAGGATGATACCCCACATGACACCAAGCCACCCGGCGTTCGAGAGGATCGCCTTTGTGGCGTGTTTGCCATGATACAGGTTCCTGGCGTTGATTATGCCCAGGATACGCCCGAGCGTGATGTGAAGGATACCGATCCAGATAGATACGACCAACAGTTCCGCAACCTGAGCCCCATGCTCCGCTGCGTGACCTCCGATGTTGAGGTGACGGCTGTAGATGATGGGCGCCCAGGGAAGTGAATAGCCGATGAACTCACTGTACAGCAGACCAAAGATGATGCTGACTATACTGGCGT is a genomic window containing:
- a CDS encoding ATPase → MVDVGTTLEMVQASQVGLKAVGAGLAVGLAGVGTGLGEMGIGAAAVGATAENRDMFGLALLFTVIPETIVIFGLVVALLLLF
- a CDS encoding V-type ATP synthase subunit E family protein, coding for MGLEAVVNEIREKGRKEVEAIRAETRAEVEEILKEAQARAAEIKLSAKEEADRAATHIINQEVSAANLVVKRQVLNAQKTLLDQVYSASLAAIGDLPAEFQEKALTDLLKRAAKVIKKGVVHANERDIPLVEDTISRLKTLSGYTVGDPVDIPGGIIVESSDGELQLDYSYGTFLDEIWESSLKDASDILFA